The Arachis ipaensis cultivar K30076 chromosome B10, Araip1.1, whole genome shotgun sequence DNA window ATGATCCTGCTTCTCTTCTGGAGAAAATTGTTGCATACGAAGTACCTTCTCCTTTTCATTTCCTTGAATTTTCATTTAGTGCCCCTCTTATCTTCCATTGTATGCATAATCTTCAATATCTCGTGTAGGCTGTGCACCCTATCAGCAACCTTCTAGATCTAAAGAGAAGGCTAGGAATTGGCCGTCGTTGTTTTGGATATTTACATCCTGCAATTCCTGGTCAGCATTTCTTCTAGAACATTGGTTACTAAAGATAATTGTATACTTGGCTATATCGAATCCATCACTATTTGGCTTCTCTTCAATTTGATTTTGTAATAGCCTGAAAACAACCGAGTTTTCATGTATGATGTCAAAAGAGTGAAAAGACTTTACTAATGACTGATACCCCATTATTCCGATGACGAGTAAATTGAAAAACTAATATTTGCTGTTTTTGTTTTATATAGGCTACAATTTTTACATGATTGCTTTGATGGTTTGTGACTTAATGAATTTCAGTGGTTGACAATAGACATATTCTCAAATCTACCGTAAAAGTAGTCTTGTCCTAAGATTTTAATGTGTGAAATTATTTTGTGTGCTCTGGGTTTATGTTTTCTGCTCAGGTGAACCTCTAATTTTCATTGAAGTTGCACTGCTGAAGAATATTGCCCATTCTATTCAGGTAAATATTGTCTGGACCTAGCTAACTGCTCTTCAATACCTGTGTAACCAAAAAATTTTTGTACCGCAGGACGTTCTGGAGGATAGTCCTCCTATACCTGAAAGTGAGGCAACCTGTGCACTATTCTACTCTATATCATCAACTCAGGTGCTTATATTAAAAATAGTGAAAAATTTATATTATGTTGAAGCTCAGTAGGATTTTTCCAGTGAAAGTGAGCTCTACTCTTGGGTATTTTGTCCAACTATTTATTTAATTCCCCATTTTGGTCCTTTGacttgttttatttatgtttgaaaATTATAGCTGGCTACTTGTCTGTCTATACTGCTGTTAGTTTTCTTCCCCTGTAACAGTGGAAACGAAAAGATGAAAAAATTAATGCGAAAATAAAAACTGATAGAAAAATGATTTTTCTACTAAACTtctaagaaacctgttcttaACAACTTAGGTCATCGGAAGGGATTCTCTACTAGATCTTCAAAAATCTCCCTAAAGAAAATAGTTGGACATAATTTTATTCCTTATTGGCATAATTATGAATTTGCAGCCTGGCTTAGCAGGGATCAATCTAGGGAAGTTTCTTATCAAACGTGTTATAACGCTGGTGAAAAGAGAGATGCCACATATATCTGTAAGTATTTTACAAATATTGCAGATTAGTACAATTTCtggtaaaattatttaaattttagccATTAAACTTTCTACCTTCTCTCAAAGCTGCAGAATTCTGGACTCTTTTTTTCTTACTCTGTGTTACAATATGCGATTGCCAATAGTTGTTGTGCACATTTATGTTGTGAAAATTCTTTGGAAAAACCATTTCTTCTAGGATAATGCAATATCTTACcatattaatataatattgtCATAACTTCCCACATCTAAGATTGCTGACCAATATTTGCTTGCAGACCTTTGCAACTCTCAGTCCCATCCCAGGATTCATGCAGTGGCTCTTGTCCAAATTGGCATGTCAAAAAAGGCTCGCTGAAGGAGACATGTCACAAACTCTTACTGAGGGATCCAATTTGACTTTCTATGAGAAGATACTTAAGCCAGAGGAGGAAGAAGCACTTATGAGTTTACCGAAGTAAGCTACATCCCGTTCTCATGTGGTTCTAAAGCTTACActatttgtttgaaattttgaattgtgCTATTTTTAGATGTTATTTGGCATCTCACCGGTTGTATGGAAGTCTTGCATTAGCATAAAGAAAATTGTTCTGATAACTGCACTACATTTGTTCTGTgttattcttgctttctttgtttCTCCTCTTTTGACGGAATAATAGTAAGCAGACAATAGGTTCctatattttgaaatcaaataagaATCTCACATGATTTTATATAATGAAAGATGTCATATTCCAACTCAATTAATTGATAATCATATTTGATCCTTTTCTCCATGTGTTGTGCTTGTAAATAGTCATGCCCATGCCATGGCTATTAGTGATACCAATTTCTGATTGTTACACACTTTAGTTAGTGGTAACTTCTACTGGCTCCTCTCATCTATCTTAGGTGTACCTAACAGCATTATGAGTTTCAGGGATCTTGCAATGGGACAAACTGGTATGGAAACCATGTTCAACTTGCTTACTTCTACATCCTATAAGTGGATCCATTCGTCAGAACTTGTGTCAGTGTTAAAGTCTCCTTTGATGCGTTTATGTGCGAGGTATTGCAAGCAATATCGGAAATAAACAAGAGAATATTAAAGTTGCACTGAGCTAGACAGCTATGCATATATTTCATAATTTATGTTAATCTGaactttttattctttttgtatTATAGATACATTCTGCAAGAGAAGAAAAGAGGGAAGGCTTTGGATTCTGTAGCAAATTTTCACTTGCAAAATGGAGCGGTATGTCTTGCAAGTGTAATATACAGTCAATAAACTTCTCTGTTATTGGTAATGGCATCCACTTTGAAACCGATAGTTTCTGTGCAATGTTTGATGCTTTGCAATATGTTCAGACGTCTTGACTGGATTTCTTTTCATTGGAAACATTCTCTGAGTTATTTTCCTAGCATTTGTTTCTCTCTATAATTTGTATGCCAAAACTGGGAGATTTCATCTAGCACCACAAGTAACATAATCTTCTTAATATATCATAGATGGTTGAAAGAATAAACTGGATGGCAGACCGATCTGAAAATGGCCTTTCCCAAAGTGCGGGCATCATGGTCAACTATGTTTATAGGTACTGTCTCTTGTAAACACTGGAGCtagtttttctgtttttgttcttACCCCAAGTATACACACCATTATATCTTTTCGCTATCAGGTGGTTCTTGGGTCTTGATAAATGTTTAGAAAATCTTGTTTGCTTAGCTGACAAATTTCCTGAAGTTCACCTTGGTTATTTTGGTGGGGTTGGGAAGAATCTTACCATTAGAAGGTGTAACAACTGTAATTGTCATTTCATGCTATTGTCGGTCACTTATGTTATTAATCTCTTTAAAAGGATGGATTTGATAAgatgaattcaatttaattttcaattcacATTATCAAATTTGAAGTGTATGCTGATAATGCCTAATTGCAGATTGGGGCACATAGAAGAGTACGCTCATTCGTATTTCAGCAATGGGGAAATTCATGCCTCAAGTGATCTCCGTCACTATGTTGAGGTAATGCCTTCTGCTGATCTGCTTAATCTCCATTCAAGTTTGATGTGAGATATACATTTTTCAGAAATATCTTGTGCTTTTCTGGTACGGAAAGCAGAAACAAATGCATTTACTGCTATTATATATTTTAACCTTTTTGCTGTTATATACATCAACAGAGTGACAAGAAACAATGAAATCTGCTTGCTCGGATTAAACTAGGAACAAATGCATTTAAATCTAGAAATGAGGAAGCTTGTATCCTCACATGATGATTTATGTAAAGATAATTAAAGGTACGCCATTGTATATATAATGCAATACTGCGGTAGGAAACTACTTGCAAAATTTTCATACATTTCTATGTTCATACTGCCATAGATAATGACGGGGCAACTCTTGCAAGAGAGCTACATTGCAGAAGGCTATGATAAATGGTTCATGCTTGTCTTAGCAAACGTCAAGCTATATAGTtctcttcacaaagaaaaagcTCAAGCCATGTAGTAAACTATATGATGTATGTTCATATCAATATAACACTATACTGACAGCAGGCACCATCTCGAGCGAACAGTGTGCTGCTGTTACCAATTTGGTGGTTTCAGATCATTAAATGTAAAGTGTAACATAGGAAAATTGGTTAGATTCGANNNNNTGTCTTGGCTCTTCAAAAATGAAAAAGTTGATAAAGCAAAAAAGTATTAGACTAAGGTTAATAATATATTCTGTTAGATTATCAATTAACACTATATGATCTAACTCGACATTAATTCATAATTTTGCTATTTCTTACGTATACAATTCATTTGAGAACCATGGATATGAGTTTTTTCTATTACACACAGTTTATTTATGTTAACAATGTTCTGTCTCTTATTCCATAAGAGGCAATGAAGCTTGTACATTGTTGTTGGGACTATTCACTTCTCAGTTTCAACGGGAGTGGTTTCTACCACATAATCCATCATGAGCCTCGTGTTAGAGTCATCAACCATCTACAAGACAATAAAGGCAGGAACAATCAGTTGCATTTATATATACGATAAGTTGAGTTAATTTTAGCATTATCATCAACATTCTGAATACAACGAAAACGTTATTGAATTACAAACCTTAACAGCTAAGCGCTTCAAGTTGTCCCATTCAAAATCATTTTTGCAGTATGCGGATCGCACCTATAATAATTCATCATTCTATTTAGTACTCATCAAAAGTAGTTTGATAAGTGAAAATTGGACAAGCAAGTAACGAGTAATGTTCAGTACTCACTTCCATTATGCGTAGGGCTATTGTTGTACATAGAAGATCCATAAGACATTAGTTTGCAAGATTT harbors:
- the LOC107623353 gene encoding malonyl-CoA decarboxylase, mitochondrial isoform X2; protein product: MSKKALSILMRARMRPNSNSNHSVSPLSLTNAVKQMQRHRNSREGQSAGGASREENSASNDSGSSEREFMHVRASMDSAVSMNKTEFLDDALNNFSEGYFSFSHENRRKLLLLLAREYDLNRSQVCELIKQYLALELPADKAQVSEEEGLFASFYRIERNLRHALKPVYEVLFERLNTHPGGLRFLSILRADILYILTEENIASLRALDSYLHEKLSTWLSPATLELHQITWDDPASLLEKIVAYEAVHPISNLLDLKRRLGIGRRCFGYLHPAIPGEPLIFIEVALLKNIAHSIQDVLEDSPPIPESEATCALFYSISSTQPGLAGINLGKFLIKRVITLVKREMPHISTFATLSPIPGFMQWLLSKLACQKRLAEGDMSQTLTEGSNLTFYEKILKPEEEEALMSLPKDLAMGQTGMETMFNLLTSTSYKWIHSSELVSVLKSPLMRLCARYILQEKKRGKALDSVANFHLQNGAMVERINWMADRSENGLSQSAGIMVNYVYRLGHIEEYAHSYFSNGEIHASSDLRHYVESDKKQ
- the LOC107623353 gene encoding malonyl-CoA decarboxylase, mitochondrial isoform X4, whose protein sequence is MMRLITSQSFSHENRRKLLLLLAREYDLNRSQVCELIKQYLALELPADKAQVSEEEGLFASFYRIERNLRHALKPVYEVLFERLNTHPGGLRFLSILRADILYILTEENIASLRALDSYLHEKLSTWLSPATLELHQITWDDPASLLEKIVAYEAVHPISNLLDLKRRLGIGRRCFGYLHPAIPGEPLIFIEVALLKNIAHSIQDVLEDSPPIPESEATCALFYSISSTQPGLAGINLGKFLIKRVITLVKREMPHISTFATLSPIPGFMQWLLSKLACQKRLAEGDMSQTLTEGSNLTFYEKILKPEEEEALMSLPKDLAMGQTGMETMFNLLTSTSYKWIHSSELVSVLKSPLMRLCARYILQEKKRGKALDSVANFHLQNGAMVERINWMADRSENGLSQSAGIMVNYVYRLGHIEEYAHSYFSNGEIHASSDLRHYVEQSDKKQ
- the LOC107623353 gene encoding malonyl-CoA decarboxylase, mitochondrial isoform X1 → MSKKALSILMRARMRPNSNSNHSVSPLSLTNAVKQMQRHRNSREGQSAGGASREENSASNDSGSSEREFMHVRASMDSAVSMNKTEFLDDALNNFSEGYFSFSHENRRKLLLLLAREYDLNRSQVCELIKQYLALELPADKAQVSEEEGLFASFYRIERNLRHALKPVYEVLFERLNTHPGGLRFLSILRADILYILTEENIASLRALDSYLHEKLSTWLSPATLELHQITWDDPASLLEKIVAYEAVHPISNLLDLKRRLGIGRRCFGYLHPAIPGEPLIFIEVALLKNIAHSIQDVLEDSPPIPESEATCALFYSISSTQPGLAGINLGKFLIKRVITLVKREMPHISTFATLSPIPGFMQWLLSKLACQKRLAEGDMSQTLTEGSNLTFYEKILKPEEEEALMSLPKDLAMGQTGMETMFNLLTSTSYKWIHSSELVSVLKSPLMRLCARYILQEKKRGKALDSVANFHLQNGAMVERINWMADRSENGLSQSAGIMVNYVYRLGHIEEYAHSYFSNGEIHASSDLRHYVEQSDKKQ
- the LOC107623353 gene encoding malonyl-CoA decarboxylase, mitochondrial isoform X3, translating into MSKKALSILMRARMRPNSNSNHSVSPLSLTNAVKQMQRHRNSREGQSAGGASREENSASNDSGSSEREFMHVRASMDSAVSMNKTEFLDDALNNFSEGYFSFSHENRRKLLLLLAREYDLNRSQVCELIKQYLALELPADKAQVSEEEGLFASFYRIERNLRHALKPVYEVLFERLNTHPGGLRFLSILRADILYILTEENIASLRALDSYLHEKLSTWLSPATLELHQITWDDPASLLEKIVAYEAVHPISNLLDLKRRLGIGRRCFGYLHPAIPGEPLIFIEVALLKNIAHSIQDVLEDSPPIPESEATCALFYSISSTQPGLAGINLGKFLIKRVITLVKREMPHISTFATLSPIPGFMQWLLSKLACQKRLAEGDMSQTLTEGSNLTFYEKILKPEEEEALMSLPKDLAMGQTGMETMFNLLTSTSYKWIHSSELVSVLKSPLMRLCARYILQEKKRGKALDSVANFHLQNGAVCLASVIYSQ